From the Dermacentor variabilis isolate Ectoservices chromosome 5, ASM5094787v1, whole genome shotgun sequence genome, the window ctatctatctatctatctatctatctatctatctatctatctatctatctatctatcaatctatcaatctatctatctcaGCCGCACCGTCACATACCTGGGCCGGTTGACGTGCGAGTAGTACTTGTCGAGATGCTCAAGCAGGCGTAGCGCTTCCACCACGTTGCCGCCCACTTCCTCGGGGTCCGCACGAGCGAGCACGGCCGTCATCTGCAGGACCAGCAGACCGACCAGCAAAGCCAAGGACATGGTAGCCACTATGCGGCCCTTGCCGGCAGCTCCCATCAGTGCAGCGGTAGCAGTGGAGTACAGAAAGCAGAATCTCTCTCGGCCTCCCCCTGCTTTTTATGTCTGTATTGCTTTATGAACAGATCAACAGATATACCTCGTTGCCTCCTCGGCACCTATACGCCTGATGATATTATTTATCTCTCACTATATACCCCGGTTCACTATGTTGTGCACAGCTATTCCAGCTACTTGGCGACTCTACATGTGTCTAATGAATTCTCACCAACCCGTCCCGCGATCGCGCGATCCAGCTGCGCGTGTCTCAGCGCTCGGTAAATTCCCGTACGTACAATGTGCGCGCAAGGTTATTTCTCTGGCTACGGGAAAGCGCTTCCCACCGGCACCCGTTTTTAtaaggcgcgcgcgcgcccgcgtaCTCCCGCTCACGTGATCGAAGGATCGAGTCGGGGACCAATGGGAACAGCGCCGCCCACATGggagacaaataaaaaaaaagaaggcccgATCGTCAATAAAGGAGGGAAATCGGAAGGAGAAACACGGacgtacagaaaaagaaaaaggactcGGGCGCACGCGCGCATACGCGCCGGGAGTTCGAACGCCCGCGCGGGAAAGCGGGATTTCCCGTGGAAGGTGTGCGCCTGTCGGTCGCCGTTGGACCCGCGGCGGGGCGCCGGCGTCGCTTTTGACGCGGGACGCCACGGGGGTTACGAGGGTGACGACGCAGACAAATGGCATCGCCGCGGGCCCAATCGTGTGCAGGGCTCCACCGTCGACGCCGCACCACCGCGGCGAATGCATCAGAGGGGTCGCGCTCGTGCGTCCAGCAACTGCAGAACCAATATCCCTTCGGTCGCCTTAATGCACGCGCTTGCCAAGTTAGCCTTATGCTAtggcattcttccttttttttcctgcaaGCGCCAATATTGCTAGGTTCCGCCAAATGTGGACGCAGCCGTCAGCTCCTCCTGCGCTGCCTAGCTCCGGCCACCGATCCCTGTCAAACCCCGCCGCATTTCCTCTCCgttcctcttcttccttcttcacCCTGTCTTTTGCGCGACGTGGCTAGCCGAATTGACAAGCGCGTGACAATAAGCTGAAGAAATCGTAGTCAGCGAGTGCAACGCTCGTCTTTTCTGTCgttgcgtgcgtgcttgcgtgtgtgcctCAGGGGTTCATTCAGAAAAGCAGCTCGTGTACCTAGCCCGCGCATACCCATAACGGCAATGGTCATTGCCATTGCGCGCCTGCTCGCCGAGACAAAACATGCGGGCAACGCAGCCGGGCCATTCGAGCAGGTGTGTCTAAACCCGCCGTTTCGAGAGAGGCTCTGTTATGACGGTTATGCCGCTTATGTACTGTCAAAATTAACGGGAACATAGACATTGTTCTGCTTGGTGTAAAACTTGTTACTCAAGCAGATTTTCAGGGAGACATTCAATAGACCATCAATACCACAGTGTCTCGTACAACGGTTGTGCTCGTTCCGGAAAGAGGCTGCGCGAATCCATTTCGCTGAATGACACTGTTTATTTGATGGCGCAGCCCAGCGCCATAGCCCCCTCGCGGCTCCGATGCAATTCAGCCGATGTAGTATGTTGCTATTTTACAAAACTATTTTACCACTAACACTTTAATAAAGGTGCTAACTTACAAATTATATTAAAGTTGTTCTTATGGCAATTTTCTGCGTGCTCTTAATATCCGGACGTTTCGCGTATCCAATAACAAAAGGTCACATTTTAGTATTGTACTCAGAGATCTTTCTGCGTTTACTCTACAGGCTCTTCATTCCCTATTCTTTTTCTATGTGCCTTTTctctgcttgcttgcttgcttccttgcttgcttgcttgcttgcttgctttgctttgattTGCTTTCGAGAGTGACTCGTACCCAGTATGACGGagtggccaagaatcgggtgattTAGTTGCCAGCTAGCTCTCTTACTCTTCTCTGTAATTGTATGTACGTGCGCGAACAGAATTATACACGGTACTAGGTATGAAAGGCCAATAAAACACCCTAACACTGCAGCAAGCAACCAAACGATAAACATTCTACATTCTATTACTGCTGCAGCAGCTGCACTTACTTACTACTACTACATTACTACTATTACACCACCAAAACAAACAACAATAGACACTGCACATTGTACATTCTATTACTGCTACATCAGCTGCTACTAGTTACTACTGctatgctactactactactactaagtaCCACTACAGTGCAGGTTCCTTCGCCTAACCTGTAATCTCATGAACCGCATCAACGACGTCCGTGAGTGCGGTGTTTGTgtaaagaaagtaacataaaacaTAAGTCATTGGTGACTCAAAAATGAAaagcaggcaaaaaaaataatgtcagaccagagCGTGCGGATGACTCGTACTGTAGCAAACGTGCTCGTCATAAATTTCGCTCGTCTAAAATTCATCTCGCCTTGCCCCTGCATTCCAGATGAAGCACAACGGAGTTGCATGACTATACGTCTACTGCCTAAGATACTATCATCCTCTACTGCTTGTTTCGTCTCGCAGATTTTAAGCAGCTCTTATTTTCCTGCTTCACTTGCATAATGTCAACTTTATGATAACTATCTTTATTCACTTTTCATGGCACTTTTCTTTCATTACGCAATCTTTTTTAGGAAGAACTCTGGGTAACAGCTTACCTCGGAATATACGCGATATCCGAGTGACCTGTTGAGAAATGCTACTCTCGAGGACCAAGCTAAAATTTTAGAATGCAAAAACCACaagagacagggagagagaaagagcaaaacaaaagaagaaagaaagaaagctatgcTTTTTGTCTGTGTGCTGCTGAATGGAGAAGTGCAGTTTTTTTGCGGGAAACTGGGGCTTGGCATCCCGTACATGCTGTGCAATGAAACGTAACGCTGATCGATTTGTAGACATTCTCATCATGAAGAACATTTTCATTGCCGCTGCGTTCGCGAAGTCTATCGGGGCACCAGCAAAGCTAACTAAATCCTTcacccgtcgtcgtcgtcgtcgtcgtcgtcatcgtctttgttgtcgttgtcgttgttgtcgttgtctcAGCACATGGCCAAGTTGTGTCAGACGCACCCCTCTTTTtcttgcttaaagggcccctcaccaggtatgGCCATTTTGAGcggacaagcgcagagcatacactgagcgataacgatcgtgtctggaAAATATTACATCGCTAGGCGTCGCGGAatgatctgaaatttcaaaccggaCGCCGTTTTCGCTTCTCATCGCTGCCGgcacgctccaagccggaggatgacgtgcaCGTGCTAgggcgcctacgtacacgtgtttgcactgtgacgttgctcgtagtgacacgtgacttcgagaattattcaaggcaacatctgttctTTGTGTAATATGTTACTTGAATAGACTTTGtcaatagaatagaatagaatctATGTTTATCTGTTAGAACTAACCCATGGAGTGCCGGCCAGCACCATCACTCACGAACTTTGGCGGctgatgtggaacatcttttctgccACAGCCATCACAAGTACGAGTACGTGAACGCATCAATGTCGCCGGATTGGAATCCGgttacattgatgccttcaggtaacatgtgtaggtttactgaccagttgctgTCATCCAAATATATCATCCCTCCCAATTATCAACTTAATAAAACCGAATTTCAAAACTACACAGGTGAACTTCCGGCGCCCTGCATAGTTGTCTGATATCTAAATGCACATAACACTTTGTGGGGAGGCTCTCGCTGTGACGCGAGAAAATGGCTAATGGAAAACATCCTATTCTCTTCAAGtgcctgcttgcttaacaagaaagaGCCGATATTCTACAGTCCTACGCACAAAGCATTTTCTTCCATAAACTTAAGCATAGCGTCCTGTACAATTGTGCTATATCTAGAACTGAATGTGATTAATAACCCTTATAGAAGTGATCAATTCTCCATTGTTCTAAACCTTACAAAACAAGCTAAGAGCTCTGCCCACGTTCCACAATGGAAAATTGATTCAGCTGACTAGGCGACGTTTCGTGAAATAGCACATctgccctggaatgatatctgTCAACTTAGTCTAGACAATGTACtagcatacataacagcgttcattattgatgctgcatcagtatACATGCCCCAAACAAACGGTCGCCTTCGAAACAACCTAATttcatggtggaatgaggagtgcaGGAAAGACCGGGAAAAGCAAAATATGGCTCGAAATCTGATCCTTAACTCCCCAACCGCCAAGAACCTAACTAACTTCAAGGCGAATAAGTCGTAAGGTAGAAGAAcacgccgccgcgctaaacgggaaagtatggaacagggtgaacaaaataaaaggtcgcggaactcatcctctaccattagtaactACAAAAGAAGACACTCTTGAGGACCAGGCTGGTTGTCTGGGAGCACCCCCACTTTGAGCATATTTCCAGTATACTCCATTACACAGAAACATTTCTAAAATATCAGTGACAAGCATAGCGACTGCCTCTGGGTCGGAAAGGCGCACACATTGAAGTATACAATTGTCCATTAACCAGGGTGGAGTTCCAGGTCTCATTGAATTGCTATAggaagtccgctccaggaagtggcAGAATAATGTATGATATGATCAAACACTTACACCCTAAAACCTACAGAACATTACTCTGACAGttcatgttctctgccggctacattccgtGCGCCTGGAGAGAAGCAATCGTAATTCCTATTATAAAAGagggcaaagatccttcctcacttagtagttataggcctatagctttGACAAGTAGTCTATGTTAACtctttgaaaaaattattaaccgGCGCTTCaggcattttcttgaaagcaacaaaatgctcgatatcttacagtgcggttttagggaaggTCTACAACacatcaccttgtccgcatcgagacaaatattcGTTATGGGTTTGTGCACAAACAGGTTTTCTAGTCGGTATTTTTGTATATGGAGACGACGTACAACACAACTTGGTGTTTTGGAATCCTtcgtgatctgtctgaaatgggagtccGAGGCAATTTACTTCAGAGTTACCCCTCctatcgcacgttccgtgttagagtagGTGACGTTCTGTCCCGTAGTTTTACGCGAGAGACTGATGTCCCCCAGGGTGGTGTCCTGAGCTGCACCTTTTTATTGTCAGTTGCATTTACTCCACATTGTCCTACCACGTACTATGTTTTACTCTGTATATGTGGATGCCATCCAGATAGGTTacaaatcatgtaatctaagtatccGCAAGCGACAAGTAGAGCTTGGCTTACATGACTTGTCAaagtgggcagacgagaacggTTTTAAACTAAACCCTCAAAAAAGTACGTGCATCCTGTTCTCTAACAAGCGAGGTATACTGCCGGACCCTGTAATAGACCTCAATGGTGAACAACTATCCTTAAGCCGTAAACATAAATTTTCAGGCATCATTTTAGACTCCAAGTTAACTTTTGTCCCCACCTGAAGTATCCTAAAGCAATATGCCTCAAGGTTATGAACCTTCTGAAGCTCCTGCcacgcacatcttggggaagcgacaggaaatgccttaTAAGCTTGTACAAAATTCTAATAGTATCACGTCttgactatggagccatagtatATAATTCTGcaacgcctagtgctttgaaaatgttagatcctatccaccactgaggccttgctacaggcgcctttagtgTTAGTCCTGTGCAAAGCCTGTACGTGGAACATAATGAATGGTCTCTATACTGTCAAAGTACAAGTTTAAGCTTTTGGTatgccttgaaggtaaaatcagctgtAGATCATCCTTGTCACTCAATTATACACGACTTGTCCCCGGCCAGGCTGCTCCGTAACCACCCAGTCTCCAGGCCTCCTCTGtacctccggttggaagcactgtcAGACGAAACAGGCGTccctcttttagagaatgtcctaatggctcctatttggcttccaccgccttgggagtagCAGACTATCCAGTATCACATCTCTTAGagatatcaaaacgagcaccttaGACACATATACATTTGCATCTTCTTGAACTTAAGGAGGAGTACTCCTGTGCTGAATTTTGCAGacatgcttcgaagtctcctgttGGTGTTGCTTACACAGCTCTCGGATTCTCAGTTTCAATATCTGGGGCACTGAatccacacaccagtatctttacagtGGAATCacacgctatactctcggctattcAACACATAAAGCTCACAAATGTCGCTAAGGCTAGTGTCTTCACAGACgcattaagtgtagtgagagccctaattagtcTGCGAAAACACAAGAACTCCGTTTTGAATGAACTGTGCAGCGTTTTGTGCTCCGCATGTATGTGCAACCAAGTGACTGTGTTATGCTGGATACTTGgtcataaaggtataaaaggcaacgtagctgctgatgaAAATGCTACGTCTGTTAATTTTAGCGACATAGATGGAAATATCTCCATCCTTGCCACaaacctaaagccttttctacgccgtaaaCTCAGGAAGAATTGGCAAGGAGAGTGGGATACCCAAATATTGAATAAGCTACACATGATAAAAGACAAACTAAGGAACTGGATATGTGTGAAAACAGCACGGTATAGGGAAGTACTTTTTCCCTATATAAGAATAGAACACAcggtactcactcttacctcttgactgtgAGGGATCCTCTGATTTGTAGTAAGTGTGGCAAAAATGTCATAGCCCTCCAtgctcttattcagtgccctgcaatagaagaagagaggaaaatgtatttcccttctgcatatcgcgaaaatatacgTCTTCATCCGGCATTTTTTCTTAGcactgaaccgctttttaatctgtaAGTAGTCTTAGATTTCTTAGCCGAAATCGACACCgtgaaaataatttggccaggtaAACACGTGATTAACAGCCTTTGCATTCGAAGGCCCTCTCGAAGCTATAGTATCACTGTTATTTCGTCGTCGTATGTTTTTAACGAAACACAATTACAATAGCCCACATTCCTAAGTAATTAATGACATTATTTTAGTACCTATATGTTTTACGCCATTTACAGAGAGAGtttacagggtagccaaccggagataatctctggttaacctccctgcctttcctttgcctttctctctctttctctctctacagAGACAGTTTTTAGGTCCTTTTACAGCgatgtcacatctaccatgaggaattcagTGTCCACGCCATCCACAATATACCGTTAACGTTACCATTTGTAGTGGTGCTCTTtcgccatatctggcccttgcgccataaaatacCACAGATCATCATCATGAGTTCGTACCTCTGTTCAATATTATGTGTCACCTTCGTGTtgtatgctaaacagcttcgctggtcagccaccttcacagagtgtaatggctcatgatttttgtaGGCTCCCGTTCTATACCACATTGTTTGGTGTGGTAAAAACTACTTTATATTGATCACTTCATGTGTTGTCTGTGAGGAGAATGCTGCGATGGCGTGCCGTGGTGTTGAAACGTTTGAGCGTATCCTTGCATCTTATGACCCAGTCTCTTTCATGTGCTCTTTTAGTCTGTGAGCTTTCTGATGCTTGCACTCGTGCAGCTTCTGCTTCGCAATTCTGCGGAGAACATTCAGAAATTCCTTCGGTTTGGACCATTTACCTTTTTACAGATGATTTCTGTAGAGTATGGGAACTTTTGCCGCACTATGTGTATACACGTTTCCTAATCTTCTCTGTGCTTACGGGACCTATTTACTGTTGTCTTCTCAATCTACCACTGCTCTCATTAAGCAATTGCTGTCACATAAGTAAAATCATAAGGCTACACCCACCCGTAGCTGCACCACTAGCACCACCATCGCAAGTTCCGAAATTAAAAGGAATATTTATATTACATAAAATTTTGGGAGCTTGTTTTACATTGCCAATCTCGGCAGCTTCCTACAAAAATGTAACAAGGTGAACAAATAAACTAAGCAAATTTACAATTTCCCCTTTATAGAGCTACATAAAAGCCTTACTTGTGTATAACACATCGACCGCGGAGTCTAACACGATGCAAAAATGAACAACACGTCGCGAAAAAACACCTTATGTGGCCGCCTTCATGCACTGTAAGCACGCTGTGTTTAGATaaaaaagaggaaagcgggacTTCTATTTTTATGCAAACCTATACATTGAGTTGTGCGCCAATTCTTTCGAAATGTCATTGTTCTGAGACGCTGTTTCATGTCTACATGAGTGAAGACTGCGCAATATCGCGTCCTTCAGTCTCGATAGGAGGAAGGATTATTCGGTTCAGATCTGATACTAAGTGAATCGAAACGTAAGTTGAAGTGTACTGGAGCGCAAGACAATGATTTGACGCGCCGCACTACATCAAGTTTCCTGGCGGAAATAATAAGAAAATAGGAAACTTGACTTTGCAGCGGCAAAGTCAAGTTTTCTATTTGGTGCGTCGGTTTATTTAGTTTCCTATTGGTGCGTCGGTTTATTTCTTTTTGGCGTTCGCAAAACCATCGGCAATGTGGTTGTTTTTTTCGATATGTGCACATCTTACATGGCCCAGACCATTTCCTATTCTTATACGGAATGAGCGTACCGAACGCGATTGGT encodes:
- the LOC142582383 gene encoding uncharacterized protein LOC142582383 translates to MGAAGKGRIVATMSLALLVGLLVLQMTAVLARADPEEVGGNVVEALRLLEHLDKYYSHVNRPRFGRSVPVRFSGGSMSSTSDEYER